From the genome of Fibrobacter sp. UWH6:
GCATGAAGTCGGATTTGATCCGTCGATAGATTTCTTATTTCAAGTTGGACTAAGGATTTGCCCAGATTGTTTAAGGCAAGTCCTTTTTTTTATATGACATGGTTTCCTTTTTTGGAAGGCCGTATATAGATTAGCATTATGCTTGAGTTTAACGTATTCTACAAACTCGTGGCTGCTATTGGTATCGGCTTGATTATTGGCTTGCAGCGCGAGCATACCTATTTCGATGCGACGGATCGTCATCCGGCGGGTGTTCGTACGTTTACTTTGGTAGGGCTCGGCGGTGCCATGGTGGCCATGTTGTGTGGCCTGATGGAAAGTGCTGCACCCTTTGTCGCAGGCTTTATTGTGATTGGTCTTTTGCTGGTGGCGTCCCATATAGCTTTTGGACTGAGCCATCACGTGGAATCGTCTGTAGGTTCTGAAGGGGGTGCTGCCCCTGCGGCGGGCATTACCACCAGCGTGGCTCTTGTAATTGTGTATTTGCTTGGGGCCTTGTGCTGGTACGGCAAACTGTTGGAATCTTGCGTCATTATGGTGGTGATGCTCTGGATTCTTACGGTTAAACAGCAACTTCATGATTTTGCGAAAAAACTTTCCCGCGAAGATGTGCTAGCCACGGTAAAGTTTGCTGTGATTTCTGCGCTGGTGTTGCCCTTCCTTCCTAATCAGGCTTATGGGCCTGCGGGACTGCAAGTTCTGAACCCCCATACCATCTGGCTTTTTGTGGTGTTTATTTCTGGCATCGGTTTTGTAGGCTACGTGCTTATCAAGATTGTGGGCCCGGGTAAGGGAATCTGGCTGACCGGAGTTCTTGGGGGCATTGCCAGCAGTACGGCTCTCACTTTGAATTTGGCAGGCCGCAGTCGCGAAAACGAAGCGTATGCGTCTGACTTTACCTTGGGAATCGTTCTCAGCTGGTCGGTGATGTATGTGCGTCTGTATTTGATTTGCATTGCCTTGAGTGGAAGCCTTGCTGGCCCCTTGGCATTGCCGTTGCTGGTTCCTGTGGTGCCCAGCTTGGCTTATGCGCTGTTCCTGAAACTGCGTACCAGCCGTAAGCGCCAGGAACATTCCGCTGGATTTTCTAATCCCTTCAAACTTTTGCCGGCTATTAAGTTTGGCGTTGTATTTACCGCGGTGATGTTTGTGGCTAATGCCGCCCGAGTCTATCTGGGGGCCGGTGCTCTTTTGGCCTGCAGTTTCCTTGGCGGTGCCGCCGAGATGGATGCGGTGGCATTCTCCGTAATCGATATGCATTTGAAGTCTGGATTGCCTGTACGGGAACTGGTGCTGGCGTTCCTCTTTGCCAGTCTCGCCAACACGTTGACTAAGGGTGGCCTGGTATTCTTCCTTGGGGCCAAGAGCATGCGCAAGCCTATTGTGCCTGCGGTTGTGCTGATCTGTGTGACGACGGCTGCCTTGATTGCAGTTTATTTCTAGCGGCAGACTGATTTATAATTCATTTCTTTACACAATATGAAATTCTTGTCTGCATAAATATTTTTTATTTCTTCTCCTT
Proteins encoded in this window:
- a CDS encoding MgtC/SapB family protein, with the translated sequence MLEFNVFYKLVAAIGIGLIIGLQREHTYFDATDRHPAGVRTFTLVGLGGAMVAMLCGLMESAAPFVAGFIVIGLLLVASHIAFGLSHHVESSVGSEGGAAPAAGITTSVALVIVYLLGALCWYGKLLESCVIMVVMLWILTVKQQLHDFAKKLSREDVLATVKFAVISALVLPFLPNQAYGPAGLQVLNPHTIWLFVVFISGIGFVGYVLIKIVGPGKGIWLTGVLGGIASSTALTLNLAGRSRENEAYASDFTLGIVLSWSVMYVRLYLICIALSGSLAGPLALPLLVPVVPSLAYALFLKLRTSRKRQEHSAGFSNPFKLLPAIKFGVVFTAVMFVANAARVYLGAGALLACSFLGGAAEMDAVAFSVIDMHLKSGLPVRELVLAFLFASLANTLTKGGLVFFLGAKSMRKPIVPAVVLICVTTAALIAVYF